GGCTTAATTACCTGTCAACATGGGTTGTGACACACTGATGGAAGTGCTTCATCCTTAACTAGAGATCTCGGATTCGAACCCCAGGTCTGATGAGAAAATATGGTTGGGAGTGTCACCCCTGATGGGCCATGCAAAGCACAATTTGGATTTAGTCTTAGCTCAAATGTAGGCTCCGACACCGAGtgagaaaccaaaaaaaaaagttttggcTTACCTCCGATAAGGTCAATAATGAAATCATATCCAATTGTAATAATTTGTCATGGTTAATACAGGTTTTCTGGTCTTTTTCAgtcaattaatacaaaaaggaaGCGGCACGTTACACTACGTACGTATTGAACACGTTACGCAGTGCTACTATATATAAGTTCATCAAACTTTATGTATTACAACAACTcatatgtattatttatttctcGTTACTCTTCTTATTTAATTCCTTAATTAGTATTATGGCTaagataattattattagtagtagatTATTACTTATTATTGCAACAGAAGTTTGTCCTTCAAATTCAACATATGTGGTGAAGCGTCCAATTCCTAAAGTGTTGGCAACCATCAATGAAGAAGAGTCTTATGCTTGAACAATGGTTTGGCCAAatcattgaaacaaaatacaACATTACATGCACAtctctttattaattttcatgTAAATTAAATCTATCAAGTCACTTCCAAAATAGTATATAATATGGTATGGGTCAGGGGTTTATCATGCATGTGGTATCATGTACTGTCTCTTCTTCTTTAAACAATAATATGATAACGAATTAATGCCTACCATGTAATTTTATCAATGTTTGAAATTGACAACTTTATTATTCATTGTATGCCCATTAGGCCATTATAAGTTTTTCTAATATACTACTCTTGTTGGTCTTGATAGGCTCACAATGTCACAATTCTTcactttgtaattttttttcattttttatgcttcctgtataatttatttttttttaaaaaaagaaaaacttttttattGATAGAATAGATGCGTCCGTTAGTAATCATTGCACCTAGTCCCTCAACAGAACAATAGTGCAGAAAATAAATAGCTCAAAGTAAATCAGACACGAAATTTTTACAtgaaaacctccttgctcaaggtaGGTGAAAACCACAATCTGTACTCACATGATTTATAACCAGACTCCATTTCACTCAAAATGGAGCAAAGCTTCAGATTACAAACTCTCATAACCTAGGAATTAAAACTCTTTAATCCCTTCTCTCTTATTATAGCAACTCTACGGTGAAAGAACTAACCAATAACTCTATTGCACACTAAACCAACTAACTCTACTTGATCTAAACGTCAACTAACCAACAAGGCTAACTCTAACCACCAACTACATATCTCAAAGATAGGAATTTAAACAAGCAGCAGCTTTGTTGCACCGTACATCAACTAACTCTAGTTGAAACTCCTAGGCAACTCTACCCAAGAGAACATCCAAACAATGATGTAAAGAGGATTGACTAAAACATAAATGATTTGACTAACTAACTCTAGTTAATTTGACTCAACCGAAAGACTTAGACAAGCAACCGATCCACTATCATTTATAACTTAGGAGTAGTTTTGCAATATAAGAACACAAGACACAAAACTCTAAATACAACAAAGACGCTAGCTTCAACATCCCATCCGGACCTTTGTTGAGTATGAGCAGTGTTCTTCCTTGTAGACACAACTTTTCAACAGTTGTCTTTCGTCTTTTTCATGTACGCAGTCTTTCATCGACCAGGTCCCTTGTTAGAtccataaatttattaaatcatcaaaacatcaaatctaacttaaaataacatatatcaaCTATTGATCCCACTTAACAAGTCATGTCATTAAGagtaaaatatttgaagtaaaatacaTAATACTAATATACAATTTCCAAAATACAGAAGTAATGTCACTTTTTGAAATAGattaaaagtgaaataaaataaattgagaaaGTATACTTGTATATACTACtctattttctcatatttgttGAACTATATGCGCTTCGAGGAATAGTTTTGGTATTATAATGCACCcgtccatatatatataagataaataTACGGTGTAATTTTCTTGCTCAAAATTTTGGATGAACACCTGACGACCCCCTATATTCGCCCTTGATCGTAAATATTTCtgtacaaattaaaattatgttcaaaCTTATTATTAATCGAACTAGTACCTTAGAGGTGAAAAAgagacaaagaaaaaaaaacaataatgcATGGACTCCTTAGAGTAAACATTGACTTAAAACAGTAACGCATTACCAAACTGTTATGCACACTATAATCCGTTAATTGTctctaaaaaaaacatatttagcAACACTGGATCATTTTCGATATAGTGACTGTGAAGTCAAACATTTCTAAGTTGTGatgaattaaataagaaaatattataactaATACAATGTCCATTAGTTTTAGACggtaaagaataataaaataatatatatatatatatatatatatatatatatatatatatatattattggtgATTTCCCCTTTCAATAGGTTAAAATATGGTTATCAACAATGGTTTCTCCTCAAAGTTTGTGTATGAATTGTTTAGACCCTCTAATATTGTGTGAGGTTAATTTAGAAAACATCAACAAACTCTCAACCTTGAACCATCCTTCTTTTACCTCCATATAACACCATCCATTTTCCTTGTCAACAAGATTCTATAAGCAGTCTTGGGTCTCACTTAGGGGgtcttcacaaaaaaaaaaaagagaatatgaCAGTTCCTCCAAACATAAAGGCCTTAGGTtgcttttttcttcttattcttctcaATCTTGTATCATCTTCCTATGCATTAACTAATGATGAAGTAGCTTCCATTGCGCGTCGACAACTCATTTCTGGTACTGGTGATCTTCCTAATATAGTTGAATATGAGAAgaatattgacttgaaatttgaaaatccTAGGCTTAAGAGGGCTTACATTGCTCTTCAAGCATGGAAGAAGGCGATTTACTCAGATCCTTCAAAATTCACTAGTAATTGGGAGGGTGCTAATGTTTGTGCATATAATGGTGTCTTTTGTGATAAAGCACTTGATGATCCTAACATCAATGTTGTTGCTGGGATTGATCTTAATAACGCAGACATCGCGGGGCATCTTCCCGTGGAGATTGGTTTCCTAGCTGATGTTAGTCTTGTTCATATCAATTCTAATAGATTTTGTGGAATAATCCCTAAGAGTATTAACAATCTTAAGCTTTTAGACGAGATTGATTTTAGTAATAACCGTTTTGTAGGGCCATTTCCTAAGATTGTCTTGGAGTTGCCTAAACTTAACTTCCTTGATATTAGGTTTAATGATTTTGAAGGGCCAGTTCCTTCTGAACTATTCGATAAGAATCTTGATGCCATCTTCTTAAACAATAACCGATTTGTTTCCACTATACCTCCAAATATTGGAAATTCTAATGCCTCTGTGGTGGTTTTGGCGAACAATAGGTTCCACGGTTGCATTCCTCATAGTATTGGTAAAATGGAGAACACATTAGATGAGCTTGTTTTCACAAATAACAATCTCTCTGGTTGTGTGACCGAAGAGATATCTAAGCTCAAGAGCCTAAAGGTGTTTGACATTAGCAAAAATAAATTCGTAGGATCCTTGCCTAGAGGTTTGGAATTGATGCAAAAAGTGGAAGTACTTGATATTGCATCTAACATGTTTAGAGGAGAAATTCCAAAGGCTATTTGTACCTTACCAAATTTGGCTAATTTTACATTCTcttacaattattttgaaaactTGGATGAAGGTTGTGCACCACCACTTCCAAGAAATCCAGTGTTAGATGATAAGGAAAATTGTCTAAAAGGAAAACCAGGCCAGAGGAGTGAGAAAGATTGTCAATCTGTTTTAAGTAAAATTGTAGATTGTAGTAAAGATAAATGTAGATCTAACGGTGAAGGACCAGCCCCAAAGGACCCAAAAACCCCTATGCCACCCAAGAAAACCCCTTCAACCCCTAAACCACCAAAGACTAACCCACCCAAACATGTACCAAGTCCAAAACCAAAGTCACCACCAGTTCAGTCCCCACCAACACCCGTGGCATCACCTCCACCCCCAGTGCCAAGTCCAAAACCAAAACCTTCTCCAGTTCAGCCCCCACCAACTCCCGTGCCAAGTCCCAAACCAATGCCACCTCCCGTCCACTCTCCACCACTACCAGTGTCATCACCTCCACCATCAGTGCCAAGCCCAAAACCAATGCCCCCTCCAGTTCACTCTCCACCACCACCAGTGTCATCACCTCCACCTCCGGTTCCAAGTCCAAAACCAATGCCCCCTCCCGTCCATTCCCCACCACCACCAGCTTCATCACCCCCACCTCCAGTTCATTCCCCACCACCACCAGTATCATCACCTCCACCTCCAGTTCACTCCCCTCCACCACCGACTTCATCACCTCCACCTCCTGTCCATTCCCCACCACCACCAGTACCATCACCTCCACCTCCAGTCCACTCCCCACCACCACCGACTTCATCACCTCCACCTCCAGTCCATTCCCCACCACCACCAATATCATCACCTCCACCTCCAGTGCCAAGTCCAAAACCAATGCCACCTCCAGTTCATTCCCCACCACCACCAGTCTCATCACCTCCACCTCCAGTTCCAAGTCCAAAACCAGTGCCACCTCCAGTTCATTCCCCACCACCACCAGTCTCATCACCTCCTCCTCCTCCCGTCTTTTCTCCTCCTCCACCCAAACCTGTTCAATCACCACCTCCTGCTCCTTTGGCATCTCCCCCTCCACCTGTATTCGAGGATGTTGTCCTTCCTCCAAACTTGGGCTCAATTTATGCCTCACCACCTCCACCAATTTTCCCTGGTTACTAAGAGGGATGCGTCACTATTATTTCTCCTTTTTATcttaacaaaatattattagttcAAAGAAATATGTACACGTCCACATTTAAACATgcaaaattaaagaaagttTATTGTTCTTAGTTATCGATTATCTTCTTTTATCATTGCACTTTCTTGTATTTGGATGATCATGGATGTTCTAATTCCACAAAATATGTTCACTTAACTTTTAAGTATATGCTACATTTTGGACATGCTTTTATACGTTTTCTTTTCTACATACTATATGAACTAATGCACTTCTCAAAAGAAATAAGCTCAAATTCACTTGTCAAAAACGAATcaactcctttttttttgtatatttagaaAGTGAGTATAATAATCAAGCACAATAAAAGAAATACTTCAATCATCATATATAGTAAAGTTGAAATGTAACATTTAACAAAAGAATCAAATTTTACCATCAAAGATAGTAATGAGATGGCAAGTACTTGTCCATTTTAAATATGATAGGAgcataaaataatcaatattggTAACATTTTGAGCTGAATGACTATTACTTCCATTTCATGTTAATGCATTGTCTTTAATTTCTCAAATATAAAAGGACTATTAATCTCCGAAGTTTTTCACGGATTTGTTACCTATCCTTATATTTGAGTCCTtttataccaaaaataaaaaaaatgtttttgtaaGAGAAGTAAAACAAATGAAAACGtttcatgatattttttacttaaaaatgttgatgaaaaaaaaatttaactttaattttgtctttttttcttaCAATATGTTGTTCGTGCCAATTTGAGTACACTCAACTATAATCCGACATAGTAATTATCGATAATAAATctttcatcaaaatttgaaCAGATGAAAAGAATTCACCTAATAAATTTTTACCTGCACTAAAGTTTTTAACCTTGAATTTTTGCTTTACGAATTTTATCTAATAATAATGCTGTAAATACaatgaagaaaataacaatACTCTTAAAAAAGATTGTTTGCAGATTAGGCAATCTTTTGAGGGGTGGAGAACCTATTAAtcgaaaaaatttattattaaaatatcacACATAATCAAGTTACGAATTTTTCTTGTCCATAATCTCACATAAAGTCAAATAATTGTATTTCACCGAATTTCAATCATCCAGCTAATTGTCATGCACACAACAACATTCAGCAAGTTCTAGCACGAAAGTACTCGAATTTGTTACATTCTACTTGCATCATGGTTAATCACTAACTAGGGAGAGTTGCCAAAATATCCACTCTTCAAACTTAATTGAACATTTAGACAAAAGTCTTAAAAATTTGGTACTTTAGACACCATTATATACATCACTCAATATTCTTCCAAAACGTACAACACCCTACTCTCAAATTGTTGATACTACACTTTGGTCTCTACTCATCCAACACAAATGTggaattgttttttattttttcatttattaaaaagttttagTGGAGAAAAGCTCTCGACGAAGAAACAAAATGTTCCCCTTTTTGCGGCttttttgatgatattttaGCTTTCACAAATGAAATCATTCTAGTGATCTAGTCATTGCTTCCATTTTTAcatcattttctttcaaataacttcaaagaaaaaaatttcccaTCATTCTTAAAGCTTGCAAAAATCTTCCAAAATCACTTCATAACTCATTTTTTAGATTGTCTTTAGTTGTTTTGAAGGACAATAAATACATTTTATCCATTTCGAGCTTGATCTGAACTCATTCTCGTTCATTCGCATTTTTACGAATTTCGGACCAGTCATCGACCACTAGATAACAATATCATAACTAGTATCTATCAATGTAGTCTATATATGGCAGTAGctgaatatgttgttgttgttggtggctATATGGGAGTATTGGAGGAGACTCCCAAAAGCTGGTTATGGAAATCTTTTAGTAAGACTTATTTCTTATTGCCTTGTGTCGCATTGATTCATATGACGATATGATTGCGAGAGTAATATAGGCAGTGAGTTATCTTACGAGCTAGACAACTTGGTGATAAGCTATCAAATGAACGGGAGGGGAAAAAATACATCCCACATTCATAAATGATGATAGGCATGTGAGCTTGTACATGAtggatgttgatgttgatggcTCTAGGCCTATGTTGAGGATAAATATCATTGCGAGTTCTCCAACTGAACAATGAATTCTTTTAACAACGACTCAGTTGAAAATGAGAACTTGGGTGATCAACCAAATGAGAAATTTTGTGATCAATCAAATGACAACTTGGGTGATGATTCAATGAAGAGAATGATAAATCATTGGATGTTGAAGATCATCCAGTAGATGTGGAAGATTTTGAACCGTTCGAGGAAGATGAGGCAGATTTGGAATTGAGATCACAACCCAGCTATATTTTCTCAGATGGAACTAATTTTTACATGAATCAAACATTCAGTTCAAAGAGTGAGCTTCAATTGTTATTAACCGAAGCAGTAGCGAGAAAATCTTTTGATTTTGCTACAGTAAAGAGTTGTAGTAATACTTAAAAGTGAAATGTGTCTCATATTTGTGCGTGGATGATGCGGACAAAAAAATATGAGTGCTCGCATAGACTTATATCTACAAATATATTGGCGATCATAGTTGTGGTGTTGAACATGCCATATACAGTTACAGAAACTCTCGACCAAAGTTATTGCGTCAATCTGTATGAATATTTATCACGATGGCAAGGGTCCAAATGTTAAAGAGATTCATATGAccgttttaaatatttttcgttGTAGTacaagatattgaaaatgttggaAGGGTGGTGTGGCTGCCAAGGAAATGGTTCGAGGGACAACAGAGCACAAATATTCATGCTTATCAGCCTTTTCATATATGTTCGACACTCTTAATGTTGGTTCTAGCTATTCCATCATGGTAAGCAAGGATACCCATAGATATTTATGTATTACTTCTTAGCTTTTGGTACTTGCATTAGAGAATTTCTCACATGAGAAAGGTAATTGCGATCGATGACACTCATTTACATGGTAAATACAAGGGAGTATTGTTGAGTGTTGTTGCACTATATACGGAGAATCGTGTTTATCCAATTGCCTTTTATGTCGTGGAAAAAGAGAACGGAGCATCTTAGATGTTCTTCTTTAAAAAGTTGAAGGATATTGTGGTCAATGAATCagatttatgttttatttttgatagacACAAGAGCATTGTCAACGGTATTTCAAAGGTTCGCAATCATGCTAATCATAGATGTTGCATGAGGCACCTTGCTGAAAATCTTCGGGTAAATCACCAATGTGGAGATTCCTTCTATCTATACTACAACACAGCAAAGACATATACTTTGGAGGAGTTCAACGATCATTTTGTGGAGTTCAAGGATAAATTCCCCGAGGAAGCTTTTGTCCTTGAGCATGATGTTGGTTTTGAAAAATGGAGCAAAGCATATTTCCCATGCAACAGGTATGATGTGATGACCACAAATATTGTCGAGCCACTTAACGCTATGTTGATAGATGAGAGAGAGTACCCCATTGCATCCATATTTAATTCAATAGCTAAGAGATTTGAATAATTGTATAGGAAGAGACATGCATATAACCTTAAATCAAAGGGTAATAATTAATATGGTGACGGCTGCCGAAAGAGTCGCAAGAAAAAATTGATCGAGGGTGACTCCTTATACTTAGAGAACATAAATGGGTATGGAAATCAATTCATCGTGTTTGGTTCAAGTTCTACTTCCATTGTTAACCTATTAAAAAAGTCATGTTCTTGTAGGGAATATGATTTGGTCAAGATACCGTTTACTCACGCAATGACTGCTTTAAGATCGAAGCATGGAGATGAGTATGACATAAGCATCCATGAATATTCTTCGCCTTTATATAAAGCTGAAACATACCTCCTTACATGCTTTGAATCTATTAATGTTGTCCCTATCGAATCGAAATGGAGTGTGCCAGAAGAATTACTAAGCGTCAATATTATTCCATCCATTATTGATACCAAGCTTGgaaggaagaaaagaaaacgTGTCAAGGGTGTCGACGAGAATTTCAAAAGCAAGAGGAGGAACAAATGTTTAATTTGTAAGAGATTCGGTCACAAGAGAACCACATGTATGAACAACAACAAATCTTAGATAGATTAGACTAATTATCTTTTTGTAACTAAGCTACTAGATGTGAATGTGTTGTTTATTTTGGACCCCAATATTTTGGTCAATGTAAGGTCAATTATCAAATTTATGCATGATCTTATATCGATGACATATATTTTCTACACTGTTTATTACTGTTTATTATTGAGTTCACTCGTTTTGTATTAAGGtatgtataattaatatatgaaaatttatggTAATGCAATGATTTTAATGTATGCATTAGAAtgcaattttttccaaaaaatttatttttatatcccCCACCCCCACACACACTAAAACTGTGAATTTTCCTCACACATATAGTTTGCAATGCCTTAAGGCATGATAAATAACCTATGCATAATCAAACTATAACTAAGGCAAGTAATGTACACTTCACTAAATAACACGTTAAAGAATTGTCAAAATATATCATGCTGACATTGAAAAAGTAGCAATTTGTACTTTGTTACCAttgtaaaatttgaataattgagTACAGTCACTATCGAtcaaaatatatagataattaAGATAGTTGATACTTGTTCATGTGCTTGGTGCATATTGTAACAACGATATGTACACTTCAACAATAATAAGGTATATACGGATTGATATCATGATCCTTAAATGATCTATACTACACCTACTAGAATATGACGCTTTAATATAGGCAGTTGCTAGtataatttaaaaggaaaaatgattAACTAATATTAaactatattattaaaatttattcaattaaataagtttaaaaaagtcggtaaaaaaattattttaaatttggatTACAATGTGTTGTGTTagtgtatttaatttttgattttatttgttaataatatactacatgaaatttgtataatttatgtatgagttgagtttttattattatatattataattatatatgaatattgaattatttagtgttgtatgttttgtatatgatataatttgaatatatcagtATATGATTTGATGCATAGtaaatgtattaattttgtatgattttgtGTATGAAATAATTGGTCATTATCAATACAAGATGTATGCATTATGTATTACATTTGTATCATATATGTATGAAATGATATTCTTGTCcagtaaaatatatgtatatgaatgaTGTATTAATGTTGTGTATCCtataattttgacttttataATAAGTATTGCAactgtatattttattttttgattttgatttatgaatttgaCGTATTCATACTAAATGAGATTAGTTTGTAGTTTAAAAGTtacaaattagttttttttttaaaatcgaacatgtattaatattgtatgaattgtgtatgaactGAGGCATATagtttttatgatttctttatgAATTGAATTAATGTTCATcgaatatgtattaatattgtatgaattttgtatataatttgtatgatttgtgtatgaattaattgaatgtcaatttaatatagcattgtatatatgattttttctatggaattttatagtatataaaaagtaataatttagtttttcaaattttataggAGAAGAAGGGTCAAACACATTTATCTTCCTGTATCAACATGATTGTGTTCGCTGATTTGTTAACCTTCCTCGGTCAAGATAAGTTTCAGCAAATTTTACAAGAAGCcccatttgaatttttttatgatttacatAACATAAATATCCAATGTCAATTGTTGTGTCATACTTTCCTTCTTAAATCTGAACATGGCAGGGATGACATGTTCATTATCAATGTAAATGGTACAGAGTtatattttgacttaaaagagTTGGTTGTTGTAACCGGTCTAAAATCTAGATCAATTGCTGATTTTGTTTCTGATCCATCTGTCCCAAATAGATTGATTGCAGAAAATTTCAGAGACTTTGACAAAGTCCCCGAGTCAAATTTTTACCACAAGTTTAAATTGAAAAACTTTTGGGAAGAAGATGACCGTTTATAATCAgttcatataattcatacactttatacacatttaatatattattcattgtCCTACAAACTACTCCAATTAAACAAATACAATACAATTTCAAtacaaaattctttttttaaaaaaggacttTGATAAACAATTGATACACGTTTCGTATACTTTTCATACACTAATAATACAAACTTAGACTTCGTCTAACTTCATTCAAAAATGAAACAGGAATCAAATACGTTATACGTAACATTACTgtttcattcaaaaaaaaatatacaaactgTATTTAAGATAATACAGtaatcaaaaaaatcaaacactgtTCTACATGTAAAAacgtcaaattaattaaaaccaacaattcataattaaaagaaacaaatcataattaaaaatcaacCTGATGAATTTCACTTTTCaccatatttaattaatattgacaTAATATTCTCCATCGGATCAAATCAAATTGTTTCAAACGCAAAAATTTATCAGGTTACTAAGAAAAATGAACTGAAATAtgcaaatatgaaaataatcgtaaaattttggggaaaatgaCTTCTACGTTGATGCAAATCTGAAAATAATcgtgaaaatttgaaaaataagatgAATTGCAACGATGATGCAAGTAGGTTTCAAAATGCCAATCTGAAAATAATCTGCAAATCTGAAAATAATCGTCAAAACCtgataaaagtttttaaggaattaaatcaaaacaataaTATCATTTAAACTAACTAGAGATATATAAGAAAGTGATGCTAATCTGAAAATTTTTGATATCCCTAAAGACGTGTTAatctaatattaaattttaattaaaatcccttaaaacgtgCTAGTATACAGTTTCGAAATGAGCTAACTACatttaatgtaattaataaagtatttcATTTTCCATTATTAGTTTGTCCGTGTGTTAATTAGGTATattaattatccattattaGTTTATCcccttttttattaatta
The sequence above is a segment of the Solanum lycopersicum chromosome 10, SLM_r2.1 genome. Coding sequences within it:
- the LOC101246675 gene encoding pollen-specific leucine-rich repeat extensin-like protein 3 encodes the protein MTVPPNIKALGCFFLLILLNLVSSSYALTNDEVASIARRQLISGTGDLPNIVEYEKNIDLKFENPRLKRAYIALQAWKKAIYSDPSKFTSNWEGANVCAYNGVFCDKALDDPNINVVAGIDLNNADIAGHLPVEIGFLADVSLVHINSNRFCGIIPKSINNLKLLDEIDFSNNRFVGPFPKIVLELPKLNFLDIRFNDFEGPVPSELFDKNLDAIFLNNNRFVSTIPPNIGNSNASVVVLANNRFHGCIPHSIGKMENTLDELVFTNNNLSGCVTEEISKLKSLKVFDISKNKFVGSLPRGLELMQKVEVLDIASNMFRGEIPKAICTLPNLANFTFSYNYFENLDEGCAPPLPRNPVLDDKENCLKGKPGQRSEKDCQSVLSKIVDCSKDKCRSNGEGPAPKDPKTPMPPKKTPSTPKPPKTNPPKHVPSPKPKSPPVQSPPTPVASPPPPVPSPKPKPSPVQPPPTPVPSPKPMPPPVHSPPLPVSSPPPSVPSPKPMPPPVHSPPPPVSSPPPPVPSPKPMPPPVHSPPPPASSPPPPVHSPPPPVSSPPPPVHSPPPPTSSPPPPVHSPPPPVPSPPPPVHSPPPPTSSPPPPVHSPPPPISSPPPPVPSPKPMPPPVHSPPPPVSSPPPPVPSPKPVPPPVHSPPPPVSSPPPPPVFSPPPPKPVQSPPPAPLASPPPPVFEDVVLPPNLGSIYASPPPPIFPGY